CATCGTAAGCGTTCCCCCCCCTTGAAATAGAAGGCCTCCAGGGGGGTTCGAAATCCCGATGCCGGGATCTCGGGGACGCGGCAGTCGCGATGCGCCGGGCCGTGCCGACGGGGAGCCCTTCATGCCGCAGGACGGCGACGACGCGATGTCACGGGAAAATCTGGCCCGGGTGCTTGACGACATGGGCCTGGGCGTCTTCACCGTGGACGAGGACTGGAACATCCGCTTTTTCAACCGGGAGGCCGAGCGCATCACCGGCTATTCCCGGGACGAGGTGTTGGGGAAAAAGTGCCACGAGGTCTTTTATACCCAAAATTGCCATGAGCGGTGCCAACTGCGGCAGGCCATCCAGACCGGCCGCAAGAGCGGCAAGACCCGGCTGGACATCAGGGACAAATCCGGCCGCCGTCTGGCCGTGGAGGTCTCGGCCGCGCCCCTGACCGACGCTGCGGGCGCGGTGGTGGGCGGGGTGGAGACCTTTCTGGACGTGTCCGGGACGAACGCCGTGCGCCCGGCGGCCGGACGGTCCCACGGCCTGGACGAGTTCGTGGGCGCAGACGACGCCATCCTGCGCCTGTTCGAAACCCTGACCCTGGCCGCCGGAACCACCGCCCCCATCCTGCTCCTGGGCGAGACGGGCACGGGCAAGGATCTGCTGGCCCGGGCCGCCCACAGCCTGAGCCATCGCCGGGACGGCCCCTTCGTCAAGATCAACTGCGCCGCGCTGCCCGAAAACCTGCTGGAATCGGAGCTTTTCGGCTACAAAAAAGGGGCCTTCACCGACGCCCGAGCCGACAAGCCGGGCATCTTGCAGACCGCCGAGGGCGGCACGGTCTTTTTCGACGAGATCGGCGAACTGCCCCTGTCGCTTCAGGCCAAGCTGCTCCAGGTCATGGAGGAAAAACGTTTCCACCCTCTGGGGGCCACCTCCCCGCGCACCGTGGACGTTCGCCTGGTGGCGGCCACCAACCGCAGCCTCAAGACCCTGGCCGCGGAGGGCAAATTCCGCGACGATCTGTATTTTCGCCTGCGGGTGTTGGAGCTGGAGATTCCCCCCTTGCGCAAACGGCGCAGCGACATTCCCCTTTTGATCGAACATTTCCTCAAACACATCGGCGAGATGTACCACAAGCGGATCGCCGGGGCGGACCCGGCGGTGATCAAGATCCTGTACCGCCATGACTTTCCAGGCAACGTGCGCGAACTGTTGCATGTGGTGGAGCACGCCGTCATCCTGGCCAAGGACGACATGCTGCATACCGGCGACCTGCCGCCCTATCTGGCCCAGTCCGCCCCCCGCAAGGCCGTAGCGGACGATCCCGGCCCCCTGGCCCGCAGCGAGCGGGACTGCCTTGTGGAGGAATTGGCGGCGCATGGTTGGAACATGGCCCAGACCGCCAAAACCCTTGGCGTCAACCGCTCCACCCTGTGGCGCAAGATGAAAAAATACGGCCTCTAGGGCTGGTTCCGGCGAATATTTCCCGGAAACTCCGCCCGTTGCGCCGTCGCCTTGGAGAATGTCCCCGCTCCGGAGATAATGGGCGGCGTTGCAGAATTGCGACATATCTTGCAACAGGTGTTGCATGCATGCAACGCGAGCACCTGCCCGGTCGCCACGTTTCCTTTCCAAACAGCCAAAATACATCGGAAAACCCGATTTGAAAAAGCGGCACGGCTTTTGCCTAAATCATGCCGTTCCACACGATAGCCGCTGGCGGAGGACCGGGCATCGGCGCCGCAGCCAAAAGGAGAAGACTATGGGTGATTCGGTGTATACCTTTGAAGGAAAAAAACGGCCCTCGTTCATGGCCAAGGTCAAGGAGCTTTTGCCCGAAGGGGGCAACCTTGACATGTGCCTGACCTGCGGCCTGTGCGCCTCGGGGTGTCCGGCCTCGGGACAGGCCGGGGGCATGGACCCCCGCAAGTTCCTGCGCATGGCCGCCCTGGGCATGGACGACGAGGTCACCTCTACGGAATGGGTGTGGCACTGCACCATGTGTCAGCGCTGCATCTACGCCTGCCCCATGAAGATCGACATCCCGCAGCTGGTCTTCAACGCCAGGCAGGCCTGGCCCCGGGACAAGCGTCCCAAGGGCATCCTGGGCTCCTGCGACCAGGCGCTTCGCACCGAAGGCAACAGCGCCATGGGCGCGTCCTCCGAGGACTTCGCCTTCGTGGTCGGCGACGTGCTGGAGGAGGTTCGCGAGAACCAGCCCGGGCAGGAAGACCTGGAGGCCCCCGTCAACAAGGTCGGCGCGGAATACTTCCTGAACCAGAACTCCCGCGAGCCCGTGACCGAGCCCGACGAGATGGTTCCCTTGTGGAAGATCCTCAAGACCGTGGGCGCGGACTGGACCTACGGCACGCGCGGCTGGGCGGCCGAAAACTACTGCATGTTCCTGGCCGACGACGCGGCCTGGGAAAACATCGTGCGCAACAAGGTCAAGGCTGTGGAGGACCTTGGGTGCAAATACTGGCTGAACACGGAGTGAGGCCACGAACTCTTCGCAGTCCGGGCCGGACTGAAAAAGTTTGGGATCACGCCGAAGTTCGAGATCGAAAGCATCATCCGCCTTTATGCCCGCTGGATTCGTGAGGGCAAGCTCAACGTCTCCTCCGACTGGAACAAGGACCGCAAGGTCACCTTCACCGTACAGGATCCCTGTCAGCTCGTGCGCAAGAGCTATGGCGACCCTGTGGCCGACGACCTGCGTTTTGTGGTTAAGTCCGTGGTCGGTGAGGAAAATTTCATCGACATGTGGCCCAGAAAGTCCAACAACTACTGCTGCGGCGGCGGCGGCGGATTCCTGCAATCCGGCATGCCCGAAGCCCGTCGGGCCTA
Above is a genomic segment from Desulfolutivibrio sulfodismutans DSM 3696 containing:
- a CDS encoding sigma-54 interaction domain-containing protein, coding for MPQDGDDAMSRENLARVLDDMGLGVFTVDEDWNIRFFNREAERITGYSRDEVLGKKCHEVFYTQNCHERCQLRQAIQTGRKSGKTRLDIRDKSGRRLAVEVSAAPLTDAAGAVVGGVETFLDVSGTNAVRPAAGRSHGLDEFVGADDAILRLFETLTLAAGTTAPILLLGETGTGKDLLARAAHSLSHRRDGPFVKINCAALPENLLESELFGYKKGAFTDARADKPGILQTAEGGTVFFDEIGELPLSLQAKLLQVMEEKRFHPLGATSPRTVDVRLVAATNRSLKTLAAEGKFRDDLYFRLRVLELEIPPLRKRRSDIPLLIEHFLKHIGEMYHKRIAGADPAVIKILYRHDFPGNVRELLHVVEHAVILAKDDMLHTGDLPPYLAQSAPRKAVADDPGPLARSERDCLVEELAAHGWNMAQTAKTLGVNRSTLWRKMKKYGL
- a CDS encoding (Fe-S)-binding protein — translated: MGDSVYTFEGKKRPSFMAKVKELLPEGGNLDMCLTCGLCASGCPASGQAGGMDPRKFLRMAALGMDDEVTSTEWVWHCTMCQRCIYACPMKIDIPQLVFNARQAWPRDKRPKGILGSCDQALRTEGNSAMGASSEDFAFVVGDVLEEVRENQPGQEDLEAPVNKVGAEYFLNQNSREPVTEPDEMVPLWKILKTVGADWTYGTRGWAAENYCMFLADDAAWENIVRNKVKAVEDLGCKYWLNTEUGHELFAVRAGLKKFGITPKFEIESIIRLYARWIREGKLNVSSDWNKDRKVTFTVQDPCQLVRKSYGDPVADDLRFVVKSVVGEENFIDMWPRKSNNYCCGGGGGFLQSGMPEARRAYGKLKNDQIIETKAHYCITPCHNCHSQIHDLSGYYEGGYHAVHLWTLICLSMGMLGENEREYLGDDLKDVGL